The Micromonospora sp. WMMD961 genome has a segment encoding these proteins:
- a CDS encoding nucleotidyl transferase AbiEii/AbiGii toxin family protein, with translation MGEPAPRPARRVTEPHLHEFYREVARVALTAAGPYRFVLGGGVAWAAHGLVARPTEDVDLFADVEGAAAAASTGVRVALERAGFLVSDADPDGDLAELFDGYDQDMKDFVVSRDGRHIRLSLARLDRRQSPVVMDLGPVMDVRDLVANKIAALVNRREVRDFVDVAAALEHYDVAELLTLARQVDPALDPADVRAAGRYLDRLSEQRFGRYGLSATDVAQVRRRFAAWPR, from the coding sequence ATGGGAGAGCCGGCACCGCGGCCTGCGCGCCGCGTGACCGAGCCTCATCTGCACGAGTTCTACCGGGAAGTCGCCCGGGTGGCGCTCACCGCCGCCGGGCCGTACCGGTTCGTGTTGGGCGGCGGGGTGGCCTGGGCGGCGCACGGGTTGGTCGCCCGTCCGACGGAGGATGTCGACCTCTTCGCGGACGTCGAGGGTGCCGCCGCGGCGGCGTCCACCGGTGTACGGGTGGCGCTGGAGCGGGCCGGGTTCCTCGTCAGCGACGCCGACCCCGACGGTGATCTCGCTGAGCTGTTCGACGGGTACGACCAGGACATGAAGGACTTCGTGGTGAGCCGCGACGGCCGGCATATCCGGCTCAGCCTCGCCCGGTTGGACCGCCGGCAGAGCCCGGTGGTGATGGACCTCGGCCCGGTGATGGACGTCCGGGACCTGGTGGCCAACAAGATCGCGGCATTGGTCAACCGGCGGGAGGTCCGCGACTTCGTCGACGTGGCGGCGGCGCTGGAGCACTACGACGTGGCCGAGCTGTTGACGCTGGCCCGGCAGGTCGACCCCGCGCTGGATCCAGCGGACGTGCGCGCCGCCGGGCGTTACCTGGATCGGCTGTCCGAGCAGCGCTTCGGACGTTACGGCCTGAGCGCCACCGACGTCGCCCAGGTACGGCGGCGCTTCGCCGCCTGGCCGCGCTGA